The following nucleotide sequence is from Paenibacillus odorifer.
GCTGATTTTTTTAAGCTTGCCTGTAATGGGAACCGGTAAAGGTTCCGTAGGAGCAGAAGGGGTTGGAGGAACAGGCGCTGAGCAAATTCCATCAGGTACGGTACTCATCAAGAATAAGTGGAAAAACAACTTTTTATATGAGACATCCGCAGGAATCGTGCGTTATGGCATGACCAATCCAGCCGATACTTCAGCGCATTGGACGGTTGAGACGGTGAATGGGCTGTCACGAATCAAGAATGTGAAGACAGGCCATTACATTACAATGGATGGTAACAACGGCAAAGAGGATTCACTTAAGGCGGCAGAACGCCAAGGTTCAGGAAGTGTTGCGGATCAGTGGCTGATCGATACTTCCAATCGCAATGGATACATGATCATCCGAAGTGCGACTGTGCCAGAGGGGAAGTTGGTTATCCACGAGGAGAATCAGCTTGGTTATGCGCAAGTAAGCTCGGATATCAATGTTACGTTTGAGAGTCCGCAGTGGGCTTTTATAGTTCCAAATGCAGCACCTGTACGGCTAGAGAGCCGTCTCCGCCCCGGTCAGGTAATGTATGAAAGTGAAGGGAACGTTCTTTACGGTAAACAGCCTGTCAGCAATGAAGCAGCACAGTGGTATCTTGAATCAGGGACGGATGACGGAACAGTAATGATTCGCAACCGTGCGACAGGCCATTATATTAAGCAAAATGAAGTGACCTGGGCTGGGGTTTTTTCGCAGGAAGTCGATATGGATCACGTGAAGCTAAGTGAGTGGACCCAAGAGCATGCACCAGGCCCTGATGGAACGGGCTTCATTACCCTTCGTAACAGTGGTTTAACTGAAGAGGGTAGTCCATTATGGCTAAATCCGCAATTCAGCGATGACAATAATGTGCGATCTAACAGCTGGCCGGGTTCAGCCTCTAATCCAAGTGCACAGTGGAGAATCGTGCCTATTTCCGAATTACAGCCTGTACGACTGGCAACTTATACGGATGCACAAGTGGCTACAGATTTTTTATATGAATCCGTAAACGGCGAGCTTAAGCATGGAATTATTGCGCCAGATGCCGCCAACACCTCTGACTATCTATGGTATATAGAGGATTATGACGGCAATAAGCGTATCCGTAATGCGGCAACCGATCATTATGTTTCTTATAGTGAAGGTACCGCCAAGGCCTTGCAGATTAGCGGAAGTCAGCCGTCGGATCAATGGATTTTTAATGATTCCGATGATTATGATGATTACCAGACGCTTCAGAATCTCGAAAGCACAGGCATTTATTTGTCTACATTGGGTGGAGAACAGGCTGGTGCGATTGGGGATGCGACTTCTTTGAGCGCTCAGTGGCAGCTTTTAGATCCTAACACACCGACTGACGGCACAATGCCATATTACCGGATTCAGAATGGCTGGAAGTCATTTTATTGGTATGAGAGTGTTGATGGTCTTTTAAAATATGGAAATATGCAAAAGGACGGCTCCGATCAATGGCTCGTGGAGAAATATAACGGCCGCAAGCTGTTCAAAAACAAGAAAACGGGCCATTACATGAACACGATGAACATGCCAAATGGCCACCTTCAGGTCACAGAGCTTCCAGACAGAAATCATGTGGAACGAGAATACATCTGGACAGGCAAAAATGTTGGGAACAACACCTACGTAATCAGTAGCGTTCTAGACAAGGAACTTAATAAAATCCCAGAGAAGTATATTTCACTTCAGAACCTCACTAAATATGCTGAGTACGGAGTGATCAATCCAGGTTGGGGCAGTCCGCAGTGGAGATTTGTACCGGTTACCGAGATAAAACAAGACTTGTTCCGTTTTCAGCTAGATGCTGTAAATGGAGAGGATCAATATCTTAAGGACGGTCCTTTGCTGACTTCTCCAGCTGCACTAGAGGAATTGCCAGAATCTAAGACGGTTACTGAAGCTGTCTATGCTGACCAGGACTCTGCTCACTCTAACCAAAATCTTGCACCTCTAGCAGCTGCCAACGAGGATGTAACAGTAGGCCAGGCTACTTATGGTCCACTTGATTTGAATGACGATTCCTTTGTCTGGCAGTTGCAAGAAATAGCCGGCAGCAATGGATCGGTGAAGATAAAAAATAAAGGCACTGGACGCTATCTCTCCCTTGAGCATATAGGTGGGGCTGTAGATGAGATTGATCCTAAAGTTAGCGTTCAGACTTTGCAAACAGTGTACGATGTATGGGCCAGCATTAAGTGGAAGGTTGATATGCAGGCGTCCGGTGTGACTACCATTATGAGCTCATGGGCTGGTCACTATATCTATGGTGCGCCGGATGATAACGGCAACCCAATTCTCCGAATCAGTAAAGCTGCAGATACAGCGGAAAAAAGCAGTGCACATTTTACTGCTGAAGCGGTTGAAGCGATTGCTCCGCCATTGCCTGATTACCCTGTAAGATTCAAGAATGCAAGCAGTGGAGAGTATTTATACGAAAATGAGCATGGGGTTGTTCTGTACGGGCAGCCGTCAGCAGACAATGGATTTTCGCACTGGAATGTATCTGTGCAGGAGGGTAAACAGACGATCACCAACCGGGCAACAGGTCATTTTTTAACGCTGAATGGTGATTATTCATATTTGGAGAGCAGTAGTACAGATCCTGCTGTAGACGGAGCATCCGCCTGGGAAGTGAGCTTGGCTTCCGATTATACACATTACACCATTCGTAGTCTCTTTGGAGAATACGACGATGAATTAATAAACATTGCCAATAAGACAGGATATGCTGAACGTGCGCTTTTGCTAGAAAGTGAGGGTACGGCACTATGGACACTTGAGGCGGCTCCACAGGAGTTTACTACTCCATCTGGAGAACTGCGCAATAACAATACAACAACTCCAGTTCAAAATGATACCAACATCATAACCATTGTACCGAAAGGCATGGCTGGTAAAGTATTGGCCGAAAAAGAGGGGGCTGTCCTATATGCAGATGCTTCCGATGTGGCGGCTCAATCCCAGTGGCTGGTGCAGGAGATAAACGGACGCAAACGAATTATGAATGTTCAGACACAACATTATCTTTCACTCAATGAATCGGGCCAAGTGGTCTTGTTAGCTGCTGGAGATACAGAAAGATCCCAATGGAAGCTGGAAGAGAAGTTAGGTTATGCTGTTCTGCTAAGTGCGAATGGAACAGGTCTTCTTTCTCACAGCGCATCGGCTGTTCAGCTTGGTTCTGCTGCAAATGGAACTGATAGTGAGCTCTGGAGCTTCTTACCTATCCCTGCTGATGCAATTTATGCAGGAGGAGAAGCATTCAAAGGGGAACGTGTTATACGGTTTGCAGTCAACGCCCAGCAGGCTGGGGAATACGATGCTGTTATTCGATACAAAAATACCGCTGCTGCCGCAACGGATCTGGCACTAGAGGTGAATGGATTAAACGAAGGGGGCAAGGTTAGTCTTGGCAAGTCTGCCTCTTGGAAGACTGTAGCGGTAAAACTGCAGCTTCGCGCAGGCATCAACACGGTTTCTCTAAGCAGTGACAACGTGGATTGGAGTAAAGTAACCCTTGATAGCCTGACCGTAAAAAACAGCGTAAACAAAACATACCGTGGAGCAACGGTTCCATATATCAGCTATGAAGCTGAGGATGCGGCAACAAACGGAACGTTGATTGGTTCGTCGCGGAAATATCTCAGCATGGCTTCCGAGGCTTCTGGACGACAAGCGGTGGCCTTAAAGAATACGGGAGATTATCTAGAGTTCAAGCTTGCAGAATCAGCTAACTCCATCGTTCTTCGATATTCTATTCCTGATAGTCCAGATGGGGCTGGTGCGGAAGAAACCTTGACTCTATATGTGGATGGAGTTAAGAAGCAGCTTAAGCTGACATCCAAATATGCTTGGGAATATGGCAGCTACCCATGGTCAAATGACCCTCGCCAAGGCAGTGGACACCGCTTCTTTGACGAAATCCATGCTCTGATCGGCGATGCTCCTGCCGGAGCAACTATTCGCTTAGAGAAGGGAACAGGAGACAACGCAGCTTCTTACGTCATTGACCTGGTGGATATGGAGCAGGTTGCCCCTGAGTTGGCTCGCCCGGACGGATTTATTTCCGTAACGGATTTTGGAGCGGGAGCGAATGATGAGGGAGATGATACCGCAGCCTTCAAGGCAGCCCTTGCCGAAGCGAATGCGACAGGTAAAGGTGTGTGGTTCCCGGCGGGTACCTTTAATGTCGGTGAGGGTCTGCTGGATCTGGATACCGCTGAAATACGTGGTTCCGGCATGTGGTATACAGTTCTGAATGGAGCTAAGTTTTATGGTCACGGCGGTAAGGTTGGTGTTTACGATCTGATGATTGAAGGCGGCATTAACGAACGGGATGATGAAGCGATCACCAACGCTTTCCATGGTGCTTTTGGCCAAGGTTCGATTATACAGAACGTTTGGATAGAACATACCAAAGCAGGCTTGTGGTTAACTCAGCCGATGGGTGAAAAGGCGCGTACGAATGGTCTGTACATGGCAGGTCTGCGGATCCGCAATCTTATGGCAGACGGAATTAACTTTGCCGTAGGGACTGGCAACAGCATGATGGAACAAAGTGACATCCGCTATCCAGGGGATGATGGAATCGCAATGTGGTCGTTTACTGACGGCAAGTTGACGGATGTGAATGGTACGGAACGTACACCGAGCTATAACAACACGGCACGTTTTAATACGGTATCCTTGCCTTGGTTAGCGGATAACATTGTAATCTTTGGGGGGAAAGATAACAAAGTCCAGGACAACGTGGTAAAAGACACTGTGACTAATGGAGCCGGGATTGCAGTCTCTACCCGTTTCACCGCCGAGCCCTTCCAAGGAACAACGGTTGTGGAGCGAAATACCTTGCTTAGAACTGGCAGTTACGATTCCGGTTACGGCGTGAATCTGGGTGCGTTATGGCTTTATGCTGGTGAGAGTGATCTGAAAGGAAAAGTACTCATTCGCAACAATACGGCACTGGACAGCACTTATTCGGGGTTGATTGCTCAAGGTGATCTAGAGGGAGATACTCTCACTTCCATTGATGGAGTTGTGCTGACGAATAATGTATTGGATGGCGCAGGTACAAGCGGTATAGAAGTTACGAAAAATCTGAAAGGGAGTCTGTTGGTCGACAACATGATTATTCGTGGTGAACGGATGAACCTACTGACCAATGCCTCTCCTGACTTAAGCATTAAAGAACAAAATCAAGGAATAGCCTCAGCCATTAAACCGTTCTCTATCAAACTAGCAGATGGACAGAGCGGGCCTGTGATATTAGAGCAGGGTAAGTCAGCTACGCTTAAGGTACTAGATAAAGAAGGCAGAGATCTTACCGCACAAGCTACTCTAAATATTATGAGCAGTGAGATTGCTACATTTACCAACGACAGTCTTAATGGAATTCAAGCGGGAATCACAGACTTCACGGTAACTGTGGGCAACGAGAAGAGGGGATATACAATTGAGGTGCTATCACCTGGCGGGACAGATCCTGTAGATCCGATCGATCCTGTGGACCCAACAAGTACTCCTAGTCCGACGAGTACTCCAGAACCAACAAGTACTCCTGGTCCAACAGACCCTACAGGGTCAGTGAACCCTGTTCAACCCGGCACACCGACGGCTACACCAGCACCTACGCCAGCAGCTAATCATGATGTGCAGCTAAAAGCTAAGGCGACTGCAGGGCAGGCTGTTATCGAGATTTCAGCTAACGGTGACGGCACAGCCCGGTTTAGTGCAGATGCTTTACGTAAGGCGGCGGCACTTAGCCCCAAAGCTGTGCTTGTTATTGAAAGTGGGGGGATGAGCTACCGCTTCCCGTTAGAGCTTGTGGAGAGTGTGCTCAAAGCCGCACAAATGCCGGCAGGCACACTGGAGTTCAATGTAAATTCGCTAAGCGGAAAAGGATTGGAACAACTGCTTGCCAAAGCTAAGCAGCAAGGCTTTACTGTGCAAGGAACACCGGCTAATTTCACTCTAAAGGTAACGGATGGAAAAACCTCTGTAGCAGCAAGCGGGTTCGGTACCACTTATGTAGATCGTACATTTATGCTTAAGGAGGCGCTGGATGCGAAGACAGGTGTAGTCCTTATTTACGATGAACAGACGGGTTCCTTCCGTTATGTACCTGCATTGTATGAGCTCGTTAATGGGATGACCAAGGTTACGGTTAAGAGCAGTATTGCGAGCGGTGTATTTGTCGCTGCGCTGCACCCTGTGACTTTTGGAGATATTTCCACACATTGGGCGAGAAATGAGATTGAGAGACTTGCCAGCCGACTGATCTTGACCGGACAATCCACAGATACCTTTGCACCTC
It contains:
- a CDS encoding S-layer homology domain-containing protein: MKRIRSAMAGLLALLLIFLSLPVMGTGKGSVGAEGVGGTGAEQIPSGTVLIKNKWKNNFLYETSAGIVRYGMTNPADTSAHWTVETVNGLSRIKNVKTGHYITMDGNNGKEDSLKAAERQGSGSVADQWLIDTSNRNGYMIIRSATVPEGKLVIHEENQLGYAQVSSDINVTFESPQWAFIVPNAAPVRLESRLRPGQVMYESEGNVLYGKQPVSNEAAQWYLESGTDDGTVMIRNRATGHYIKQNEVTWAGVFSQEVDMDHVKLSEWTQEHAPGPDGTGFITLRNSGLTEEGSPLWLNPQFSDDNNVRSNSWPGSASNPSAQWRIVPISELQPVRLATYTDAQVATDFLYESVNGELKHGIIAPDAANTSDYLWYIEDYDGNKRIRNAATDHYVSYSEGTAKALQISGSQPSDQWIFNDSDDYDDYQTLQNLESTGIYLSTLGGEQAGAIGDATSLSAQWQLLDPNTPTDGTMPYYRIQNGWKSFYWYESVDGLLKYGNMQKDGSDQWLVEKYNGRKLFKNKKTGHYMNTMNMPNGHLQVTELPDRNHVEREYIWTGKNVGNNTYVISSVLDKELNKIPEKYISLQNLTKYAEYGVINPGWGSPQWRFVPVTEIKQDLFRFQLDAVNGEDQYLKDGPLLTSPAALEELPESKTVTEAVYADQDSAHSNQNLAPLAAANEDVTVGQATYGPLDLNDDSFVWQLQEIAGSNGSVKIKNKGTGRYLSLEHIGGAVDEIDPKVSVQTLQTVYDVWASIKWKVDMQASGVTTIMSSWAGHYIYGAPDDNGNPILRISKAADTAEKSSAHFTAEAVEAIAPPLPDYPVRFKNASSGEYLYENEHGVVLYGQPSADNGFSHWNVSVQEGKQTITNRATGHFLTLNGDYSYLESSSTDPAVDGASAWEVSLASDYTHYTIRSLFGEYDDELINIANKTGYAERALLLESEGTALWTLEAAPQEFTTPSGELRNNNTTTPVQNDTNIITIVPKGMAGKVLAEKEGAVLYADASDVAAQSQWLVQEINGRKRIMNVQTQHYLSLNESGQVVLLAAGDTERSQWKLEEKLGYAVLLSANGTGLLSHSASAVQLGSAANGTDSELWSFLPIPADAIYAGGEAFKGERVIRFAVNAQQAGEYDAVIRYKNTAAAATDLALEVNGLNEGGKVSLGKSASWKTVAVKLQLRAGINTVSLSSDNVDWSKVTLDSLTVKNSVNKTYRGATVPYISYEAEDAATNGTLIGSSRKYLSMASEASGRQAVALKNTGDYLEFKLAESANSIVLRYSIPDSPDGAGAEETLTLYVDGVKKQLKLTSKYAWEYGSYPWSNDPRQGSGHRFFDEIHALIGDAPAGATIRLEKGTGDNAASYVIDLVDMEQVAPELARPDGFISVTDFGAGANDEGDDTAAFKAALAEANATGKGVWFPAGTFNVGEGLLDLDTAEIRGSGMWYTVLNGAKFYGHGGKVGVYDLMIEGGINERDDEAITNAFHGAFGQGSIIQNVWIEHTKAGLWLTQPMGEKARTNGLYMAGLRIRNLMADGINFAVGTGNSMMEQSDIRYPGDDGIAMWSFTDGKLTDVNGTERTPSYNNTARFNTVSLPWLADNIVIFGGKDNKVQDNVVKDTVTNGAGIAVSTRFTAEPFQGTTVVERNTLLRTGSYDSGYGVNLGALWLYAGESDLKGKVLIRNNTALDSTYSGLIAQGDLEGDTLTSIDGVVLTNNVLDGAGTSGIEVTKNLKGSLLVDNMIIRGERMNLLTNASPDLSIKEQNQGIASAIKPFSIKLADGQSGPVILEQGKSATLKVLDKEGRDLTAQATLNIMSSEIATFTNDSLNGIQAGITDFTVTVGNEKRGYTIEVLSPGGTDPVDPIDPVDPTSTPSPTSTPEPTSTPGPTDPTGSVNPVQPGTPTATPAPTPAANHDVQLKAKATAGQAVIEISANGDGTARFSADALRKAAALSPKAVLVIESGGMSYRFPLELVESVLKAAQMPAGTLEFNVNSLSGKGLEQLLAKAKQQGFTVQGTPANFTLKVTDGKTSVAASGFGTTYVDRTFMLKEALDAKTGVVLIYDEQTGSFRYVPALYELVNGMTKVTVKSSIASGVFVAALHPVTFGDISTHWARNEIERLASRLILTGQSTDTFAPQKSVSRAEFAAMLIRSLGLVAANTTKTFSDVSDLSWYAADARAAAALGLVQGYEDGTFRPNVPITREQMAVMAARAMKLLNLEAEGSRAIVAADVFRDASTISSWAKEAVSDLAAKGIMKGQPSGSFAPSSDTSRAEAAVILVRLLRAAELLN